The region CTTTTAGAACAGGATCAAGTTGCTGTTTCCAAATGAGAAAGCTGCAACCATTCAACTTCTCAATGATAGCCATGGTTAAGCTTTAGAAGCTCTAGAGACAATGATAGGATCTGATCCAGGTTCATAGCTTGAAAACAGAGAGAATTTGAGAGTAAGATAAAACTGAATCGGCTATGGAAAATTCGGAGTATTGAAGTTATGAGACTCAGCAATATGACTCAGATATTTATAAAGCGGGATAGTTATAAATAATTAGTTCTGAGTTGCTTACAGCTGCTAACTGAATCTGATATGAAAATGCTGTAAATTTCGGAGTTATGGGACTAAGCAATATGACTCAAGTATTTATAGTACAGGGAAGCTACAAGGTATTAGTTATGAGTTAGTTACAGCTGACTAACTCTAGAAGTGCAAAGCTAATACAATGCACATAACAGGGTTTAATAGAGTACATATGAACATAAGCTATTCAAGCATATACTCTAACAACTACTACAACAGATGCCAAGAGAAGCGAGTTGAAGCGGGAGCTACCAGAAAATAGTAGAAGCACACATGCTATATACTAGGGAATGCAACAACCACAATCATACACCCGACAATACAACAAATTATATGCACTCTTAACACTAACATATGCGTAGATAGAAGTTCCATGTATGTCTAACTTAAAGGAAGAAACTAACTTTATTTTAGGGGGAGGGGTGGCCCAAATGAGAGGAGGAAGCTGTTCTTTATATCTGTTtagagtcccacatcggacaatatatggcctgaacatgtgtttataagtgggggcagtcttcactctaccaaccggtttgTGTTATTTTTATGTCATTTAAAAGTTGCATAGATTTATTCATTATGACCGGTATATTTAACCTTCTTGCAGAGTGTTAGTGAATTAGGACCTTCGATCTCGAGTCTTAAACTTTAAAATATGTGATCTCTCTATACTGCAAATTAAAGTATTACTTGTGTGCAAAATGCTACCTGCATATTTCAGCATCTTTGCTTGTGGAAAATAAGTTAAACATAAAATGCAGGCATGAAAATTCAAGTGTCCCAGTTCATGAAATAATATTTTCTGCTGTTGACAAACCAAAGCTTTTAAGTCAGGTATGTTTGAAAAGTTTATCTTATCTTTTTATAACTAAAATTTGCATATTTTGGAAGTTAATTTAAACTCCAAATGTAAATGAGCTAAAATTTTCATCTACACTTCATAAAATATATAGATTTGTTTTCCATTGTTTTCTTGATTTGACATGTATGCGGAATTTGTGGAATGAAATGGAACCATTCCTTAATGTTGTAGGTATTTGATAACTAGAATTTATTGAGGAGTTTTGGAGTATACTATTCTATAAAGCAAAGATAGAAAAAGAAGCTACAGGAACTTTTTGAAAGCTAATGTGTGATATTGAAAAATGAAATTTTAATTCATAGCTTTCTGCATCATTGTTTTCTTGATACTGACAAGTGGTTTGTAATTTGtattattgcatattcttgttaATTTGACACATTATTATTCCTTCATTATCCATAAACATTGATCTTCCGGGTGGATATTGGTGATTTTCTTTGTGCAAACTTAGCTCCATTTTGTTATTACGATGAAGTATGAGGTTCTATTTTGTTAATGCCTTAAAATATGGGTGATGGATAGCATGATTTCTTTTTATGACTATTATTTCCTGTTGACGGATACCATGATTTCTTTGATGAATATTATTTTCTTTAGCTGTCCGCTTTGCTGTCTGATATTGGACTTAACATCCGTGAAGCACATGTATTTTCCACAACTGATGGCTACTCCCTCGATGTTTTTGTGGTAGATGGATGGCCACTAGAGGTATGCTGCTACTTGCGGTGAATTTGATGCTATTTGTTTCCTCTTGAAGACCTCTGCAAATTTGTATCTTTATTTCCTCGAAACCAATCATTGTTCATAAATTTAAATTTTACATTGGCATTTGTGTTGTTGCATGCATTTGATAACTCTTCAACTTTATACTTAGTGGTTAAAATGTTCAACTCTGCTACTGATATCTAAGCTTTTGACGACGAATTAGGTTTGAATACCACTATTTAACTCACTAATGTTCATCTCAATTATAATTACTTAAGACTAATAATTAGGGGTGTACATGGGTTGGGCAAATCCAACAAACCCAATAAAACCCACCCAAACTGATCCAAAAAAATGGGTTGGATCGGGTCAGTGTGTGAACACGGTTTTCAAAAATGAAAAACCATTCAAAATAATTGGGTTATGGGTAAACCGACACCCAACCCACAAACCTATGGGTTATTGAGTGACTTCTTTTTAGctattttttataatttgatGAGTGGTGACTTTGATATCTTTAATCTTGGTTACTTCAATTTGAACATCTTTTATTTTATAAGTAATGATTTAAACTTATTTAGGATGTTGTACTTTGATTATTTTGATGCTAATTCTTGTAAGTTGTAAGTATTTTATAAATTCTAGGTATTACTGTAATGTAACTTAGGTTGTTGTAAATATGCTTATGATGAATTTTATTGTGTATTTAGACATTTGATGTTTTAAAAAATAGCGGTAATAGGTTAAATTATTTATTAAGAAAAAATGTGACAAATCATTTATAATTATATaaggaagaaaaaaaaatagGTAACCCATTACCCAATCCAACCCACAAATTAGCGGTTTTACCCAATCCGGCCTAATGATGTTGTGGGTGGTTATTTTACCTCACCCAAACCGGTGTGCCCCTTACTAATAATTGTATCAGGTTTTTTAATTTGGGTTAAAAAGTGAATTAGTCTAAACTAGGGCATGGGAGCATTGTTATTATATTTCTCTTGTGTCAGGGATCTATGCTAAGTCCCATTGTTACTGACTTTACAATCTTGTGCCCAGGAAACTGATGGGTTGTATGCTGCAATGGAAAAAGCTGTAGAAAGGAGTGAGGTGCATTTGTCTCCTTGACTTTGTATCTACAAAATCTTATGTTTGTCTTATTTGAGATGTTGAATTATATCTCCGTCAAGAATGAGTTAGTGATTTTTGATGATCGTTGGCATGTGTTTTCTGCAATAAACTTTTAAAAAAGTAACTCAACAGTTTCCTTGGACATGGCTAATGAGTATAGAATCCTAGGGGGGTAAATATTTTGGATTTTAAAACTGAATATAGAGAAATAGACCACTTATAACAAACATAACAAATCCTGGAAAGTAGTTAAATTTTAGCTTGCTTTTGAAAAATTTAGAATTAGTATTGAAGTTTCCCATGGCTCATGCACAATGGACTCCTTATAGGATGGACAATTGTGAAAAGAAGCTGGAGAAACCCTCAAACCCAATGTTCATACAAGCTGCCAAAATATGTAGTCCAAAGCTGCCAGTTAACCCCAGTGTGTAAAAAATGGTGTCAGTAGTGGTCAATCTACAAAAATAAAACACAAACATATGGACTAACAGACCTTGTCAAGCCACATATGAGCTTGTTACAAATAGTTAATATTACTATTGATACTAATGTCCCAAAATAGTCTTTTGTAGCATCACATACTGTATCTTACTTAAAAATCATTATGCACAAATCCTCTTCATAGACTATAGTTGGATATGTATCTTACCCTTTGTTTAAACATGTACTCCCTTTAGCTTTAGTAAATATTCACAAAGCCCTGTTCATCAGAAATCCACTTCAGCCACGGAAAAGTGTAATCTGTATTTCATATGATCACATAACATAATTGTAACTCATGATGTTGGATCTAAgaaaagatatatatatatatatgtatatatatatatatatatatatatatatatatatatatatatatatatatatatatatatatatatatatatatatatatatatatatatattattttttttggTTGGAAATTCCGCCTTCATTGCAGTCCGTTCCTAGTCGCCTAATTACAATATTTGAGTTGCCTTCATTATAGCCTCCAACACCTTCATTGTGTTGGGTTTGAAGGGGTGGATCAATCCCATATTTCTTAGAGATATGACGTGTCGCTTTATAATGTTTAGGCAACCTTCATCTTACAGGCTGGTTTTGTAAGGATGAATTAGACCAACTCAAATTCTAAGATAGTATCGGAGCCTATCTAAAGTTGACAGAGGCTTTTATTTCAGTCACTTCCATTTTATGCTCTCCAAATTACTCCCTAGTTTATACCCAGCGCGAAACATTAGGTCCTCTTTCTCAACAAGAGTATGCGCGAACCTCCTAGAGAGTGGGGCTATTCTTCTTCCGGGGAGGCTAAGTCGTCCCCTCTACTGATCGAACCCTCAGTTCGGGGGTCTTCGTCAACATGTTATGAGGCTCCAGTCTTAGGCGGGTCACCATTACTTGACTTAGAAAGGCGAACATCTAGGCAAGGAAAAGTGCAGTGCGTCTGGTGCAAATAAATGGCTTTAGTTTTTCATGATACACCAATAAGAATGGGGGACCCTACCTACAAGTCAACCAAGGCTTTCTTTCATAGAGGCTCGAATGATGTTGCTTGTTTGGGTCGAGCGATACAGTCCTAACTGTAAGGGTGTGTGCTGAGTCCTACATCGGCCAAAGATTTGATCTTAGTAGTGATTGTAAGGCTTGACAGTCCTCACCTTACAAGTAGTTTTGTAGGGATGTGTTTGGTCATGAGCTCAAATTTTATCTTGCTAGTTGCTAAGAAACAAAATATTGTTGCAAGGTCAAGTACAAAAGCAAAATATTGAGCCATGTTATCAATTACTTGCGAGTTCATATGGCATAAATAGTTACTTTAGTATCTTAGATTTGGAGAATGGAGATGCAACATTGATGACACTTAATAATTAAGTTGCTTTGCTTTTGCCTCAAATCCAATATTTCATGTGAGGACTAAACATACTAAGATAAGTTGCCATTTTATTCCGGAGAAGATTTTATCTAGAGATATCACTATCTTTGTTGGTTCAAATGATCAATTGGAAGATGTAATgggttctctggttctctttATCGTTTTCTCTTTCTTAACACTGGAAAATCACAAAATCACACATTAGTCAAAGTTTAAAGTGGTATTTTGGATTTATCCTAGTATTTTGGATTCAGTAATTCTCTTGCTAAGCATGTAAACGAAGCCTGTGATATTGTAATCAATACTTTTCCTTTCTCTAGGGGTCATGGTCTCATTCTTCAAATTCTCATTCAGCTGTGGCGAAAGCATTAGCAGCGGAAGGAAAATCTGGAGACTGGGAAATAGACAGGAGGTCGTTAAAGATAGGAGAAAAAGTAGCATCTGGATCCTGTGGAGATTTGTAAGTTGAGTTGTTTTGCCATTATTGTTTTCTATATTCTTTAATTTTGTTTCTGTTCTGCTCTATATCATAATATTTATATTCTTTTGCTTCTAATTCACTTAGTATTTCGGACAGGTATCACGGAGTTTATCTCGGTGAAGATGTTGCTGTTAAGGTTTTGAAATCTGGGCAACTGAATGATGCCTTAGAAGATGAGTTTACGCAAGAAGTAGCAATTTTGAGGCCAGTATTTTGCCGCCCTTGGTTTAAGAATTAAAACAATCCTGCATATTGCATAAtttgtttatcatataaattaTTTTTCTGAAATTTTTATTCTTGTTTGTTGTACAGCATAATTTTTTTAACTGTTAACTTTTTGTTGTACAGCataacttttttttcttttttttcagGAATACTCTTATATTCTAAATAATAGCATAATATCAAGCTATTATAAGATATTTACTTTTATTCTAACTACTACATATTTAAATCAGTAAAGAAAGAATTGAAATATCAACTCAAGTACCAAGTCTTAAGAAGTGTTTGGCATGCTACAAAATTATCATTCTTAATTTTTTCAAGGAAAGCGAAATAGGCTTTGCTGTACTCTGGTCCAGTAGTGACTTACTTTTTATCAAGTATATAAATCATGGCAATAAACTGCTCAGTTAGCTGCTTACTTGCAACTGTTCACTTGGTTAATCCTTCAAGGATTGCATGTCAGCCTATCAAAAACTTCTTAGGTTTCTCGGTGATGTTTCCTGTGCTGGAATTCCTCTATCTGCTACTACCTTCATCTCATCATAAGTGTCTTATTGCAATATTTATGTCTCAAATTAATTGTCACTTTAGAATTCCAATATTATGTCTATTAACTCTTTCCAACAATGCTCTCAATTATTTAAATCATCCATCTAACTATTTcactactactactactacttTCAACCATTCTAATTAATATGGGTATTTTAGACTATACCCAATTTTACTATTGAATGTGACATAACTAATCATTTTCTTAAGACATGTGCATTAGCTTAACAAGACACATATGGGATGGTGTGAGTACTTACGTTTAATACTTTAGTTTACATCACTCAGTCTTGCAAGAATTTAATTATGCATCTTTAAGATGTAAGTGTAAAAATTTCTTACTTTCTCATTTATGTTGTGCCCTGATATATACCTTTCTCTAACCTGAAAATATTTTGACAATATGACTTCAGTATTTCTGAATGCAGACAGGTGCATGAAAAAATGTAGCTTTCTCTAGCCTGAATATTTTGACAATCAGATTTTTGTATTTCTGAATGCAGACAGGTGCATCATAAAAATGTTGTTCGTTTCATTGGTGCATGCACTAAGTGTCCACATTTGTGCATAGTAACAGGTATTAGATTTATCCATTTGGTTTCGCTGATATATAGTTGTACAATAGCCAATTAAATGCGTAATTTATAAATGACTCCCTTTATTGAGAGATTTCTTACGTAACTAAAGACTATGGGAGGGGAGTTCTATGAAATTTATTTGAATTTGCACACCAATGTAAAAAATTGAGATATCATATAAGATGATGAGTTATGTATATAATCCTCATTTTATTCAAACAAATGAGAATCCCTTGATTAATTGAAATatgaaacaaaaataaaaataaaagcaagaaatCATTATTTGTATTCAAATGATATTTCAAAATTCTGTATGTTCTGGCAGAGTATATGACTGGGGGAAGTCTGTATGATTACTTGCACAAAAATCGTAATGTCTTGGAGCAGTCTCAATTGCTCAAGTTTTCAATTGATGTCTGCAAGGGAATGGAGTATTTGCATGGAAATAACATAATTCACAGGGATCTGAAGACAGCCAATTTGCTGATGGATACTCATAATGTATGAAAGAAAGTTTGAATTTGAACTACTgctgatatatatatatatatatatatatatatatatatatatatatatatatatatatatatatatattttaattttctTATTATGAATTcgttttattttgttttcaaaGAAACATTGGTTGCATGTTTGTTATTTTATGCAACTTTATTtcatttaagttttttttttctttttcatttttgattAGGTTGTTAAAGTGGCAGATTTTGGAGTTGCTCGGTTCCTTATTCAGGGGGGAGTGATGACTGCAGAGACTGGAACTTATAGATGGATGGCACCCGAGGTTTGCTATTTGAAATTAAAATCTTTTATGCCTTTTTGTGTTTTAATATCATGTTGCAATAATGGGTAATGAAAACCAAGGATTCTGGTTCATTTAAATGTGGTTGAGCataactcaaccctacaaaaccgatttggtagagtgaggactacccccacttataaacacatgtttATGCTATATATTGTCTGATGTGGCCCACTGGATCTTAaacgaggctctgataccatgttaagaaatgtggttaGGCCTAACACAACCatacaaaaccggttggtagagtaaggactgtccccacttataaacacatgttcatgCCATATCTTGTCCGATGTGGGATTCTTAACACACACCCTCACCATGTTGAAATAcaagagactaagagacatttgaataaaccgTATCTAACGTATACCTTTTCGAAGGGCAATCGGAAGATCGGACTCAGATTGCAGGATCAAATCCGGTAATGACGGAGGCGTCGGAGGAGAGTCTGCAATGACCTTAGGGACAGGGACGGCAAGCGTTGGGTGAGGATGCTGATATGTTTGAAGTGGTCGAGAATTGGACGGGTCAGGAGCCCTAGACTGATGGGGGATAATGGTAGGCAGGACATTAATAACTATCGGAAAAAGTCTGGGAGTACTTTCTTGAATGGGTTCTGGAGTTATGTGACTGGACTCGAAATATGGAACAGACTCGAAGAATGCAACATCGGCCGATACGAGGTATCGTTGTAGAGTTGTGAATAACAACGATAACATTTTTGGAATCGATGACAACCAAGAAAGACACACTTTAGTGATCGAGCTGATAGTTTATCAAGACTAGGAGAGAGATTGTGTATAAAACATGTGGACTAGAAGACTCGGGGAGGAATTGGGTGAAATGGGGAATTGGGAAAAAGGATTGAATGATGGATTTTATTGTTAAGGACAGATGAGGGCGTGCGATTTATAAGGTAACATGTTGTTAGCACAACATCCCCCCCAAACCGAAGTGGAACATTACCATGGAGAAGTAGGGTTCGAGTGGTTTCTATGAGATGTCGATTTTTGCGTTGGACTATCCtgttttgttgaggtgtgtgagGATAAGATGTTTGTTGGAGAATACCATTGCATGACATAAAATTTTGAAATTGTTAGGATAAATATTCACGGGCATTGTCACTTCTTAAGGTACGGATAAACACACTGAATTGAGTTCTTATTTCTTGATAGAATTgttaaaaaatagaaaataattcaGATATATTCTTCACTAAAAATAATCACGTGCAAcgtgaaaaatcatcaataaaggtgACAAAATACCTAGACTCAAGAGTAGAGACAGTACACGAGGGACCCCAAACATCGGtgtgaactaaagcaaaaggggACGAAGCTCGTTTATTGACTCGATTGGGAAACTGACCACGATGTTTCCCTAGTTGACACGACTCAATGTAAATTAGATACCTTCGATAAATTTGGCACCAACTTATGTAGTTTGGAAAGACTGGGATGACCTTATTGAGCATGGAGTGAGTGGAGAATCTTTGACTGAGCATGTCTGAGATGATACTGAGAGGTAATAAAGGTCTTGAGACTCACATCCGACGCCAATCGTCCGTCCCGAACTCTGATCTTGCAAGATAATATTATTGTTAGTGAAGGTGACACTACAATCAAGAGAACGAGTTAAACGAATGACTGAAAGtaaattaaatggacaattagGTACATAGAGGACAGAAGTAACAAAGAGAGAAGGTAGAATTTGAACAGTACCAATCCCTTCGGATCGGGTGTGAGAACCATTGGCAGAAGTTATAGTAGGTAAGAAATCGGATGTAGAGAGGGAAGAGAGATTTTTTTTATTACCGGTAACATGATCAGACGCACCAGAATCAAGGCTCCAAGGTCCAAGAGAAGATGATTGAGAAAGACAAGCTGATAAATTACCAGTGTGTGCTACCGAAGCAGTAGAATCTAAGTTCTGATAATTCTGATACCACCTGAGGAAATCATCGTAGTTTGGCGTATAGTTATGAGGAGTAGCCATGATATCAGATCTGAAACTATTGTCCTATGGAGAGTGTGGCTGTAGAAAAATTGTCGAGATCGGCTGTCGGATGTGCTGTCACGTGCGGGTCAGGTGCCGACACGCGAGACCCACGCGTAGAGACGTAGGCAGTGCTTGCGGAGGTTTCTGTCGGTGAAAAGTGGGTAACGGCTGGATCGGAGGAGGCGCTTTTGCCGGTAGGTTTAGTTTAGGAACTTCGCCGGGAACAATAGCAACGGTAGCCGACGGCCGCAGCAGTGCGGTGGTGACTAGAGAATTTTAAAAACTGATGCCGGAATGAGTCACGGCAGTGTATGGAAGGCAAACCGGAGTTATGATACGGTTTGTCAAAAAAAAAGATTCGCCGGAAGACAGTGGGTCAACCGGGTAAATGTGCTTGgacctaactcaaccctacaaaactggttggtagagtgaggactgtccccatttataaacacatgttcatgTCATATATTGTCCGATATGGGACTCTTAACAGTTTCTTTGCGAGATGAAGATCGGGATTGGAGGAGCTCAGTAGAGCAGTAATAGTTGTGCCACATTACTGGCATATATCATAAATGATGACGCCACATCATTAAAAATGGTGGCGGACCAAAAAAACCTTAAGATTTTGAAGAAGGGACCCAAAAACTCGGTTTTAGAAATACAGGGACAAAATTTTAATTTTGGTCAAAATATGGGGTCAAAAGCGCAATTAAGTCTAATAACACTTAAATGTTTCTTCTAATGACTACTTGAGTTTGGTATCTAGAATTTTAATTTGCACTTTCTTGTTTCACACTTCAACATAAACCGTTAGAAACATGATGATGACACATCAAAATGGCGGCGGACCAAAAAAATCCTAAAGATATTGAAAAAGGGGATGAAAAACTCGGTTTTAGAAATGTGGGGACACAAATTTAATTTTGGTCAAAATAGGAGATCAAAAAGTGTATTTAAGTCTAGTAACAATTAAATGTTCTTCTGATGACTACTTGAGTTTGGGATCTAGAATTTCGATTTGCACTTTCTTGTTAAATACCAAAAGTGTATTTATGTGCTAGGATGTTTGGATATTAAATAAAGGGGGTATTTATGTGCTAGGATGTTTGGATATTAAATAAAGGGGGATTAGAGGTAGTTAGGAGTAGTAGTTAGTCTTAAAATTTGGATTATGGATAACTTGACCCTACAAAACCGATCAACCTTCGGCCACTGCCAGAACCGCCAAATAAGGAGCCACCCATGGTAGC is a window of Lathyrus oleraceus cultivar Zhongwan6 chromosome 6, CAAS_Psat_ZW6_1.0, whole genome shotgun sequence DNA encoding:
- the LOC127097600 gene encoding serine/threonine-protein kinase STY8 — encoded protein: MDLLEGVGESSSPPRSFGGYSNHDIRTDVYNRLVETGHDEAISNPDFREQLEAHFNLLPPSYGLDVNVDRAEDVLVHRKLLDLARDPDKRPVYHIRLLENISTRTDGEDQEIVSTHTSPELSSHTTNGGVVASNKRTRDLATEFEPCSKLEDLNLDVIKNSKETKEKFVTDSFSQRHENSSVPVHEIIFSAVDKPKLLSQLSALLSDIGLNIREAHVFSTTDGYSLDVFVVDGWPLEETDGLYAAMEKAVERSEGSWSHSSNSHSAVAKALAAEGKSGDWEIDRRSLKIGEKVASGSCGDLYHGVYLGEDVAVKVLKSGQLNDALEDEFTQEVAILRQVHHKNVVRFIGACTKCPHLCIVTEYMTGGSLYDYLHKNRNVLEQSQLLKFSIDVCKGMEYLHGNNIIHRDLKTANLLMDTHNVVKVADFGVARFLIQGGVMTAETGTYRWMAPEVINHQPYDQKADVFSFSIVLWELVTAKVPYDTMTPLQAALGVRQGLRPELPKHGHPKLLDLMQRCWEAIPSTRPSFNEIRVELENLLLEVENNSEANGA